Proteins encoded within one genomic window of Sphaerotilus montanus:
- a CDS encoding urease subunit gamma, whose product MELTPREKDKLLIFTAALLAERRMARGLKLNYPEAIALITAAIMEGARDGKTVAALMSEGKTILRRSDVMDGIAEMIPEIQVEATFPDGTKLVTVHQPIA is encoded by the coding sequence ATGGAACTCACTCCCCGCGAGAAAGACAAACTCCTGATCTTCACCGCCGCGCTGCTGGCCGAACGCCGCATGGCCCGCGGACTGAAGCTCAACTACCCGGAAGCGATCGCGCTGATCACCGCCGCCATCATGGAAGGCGCCCGCGACGGCAAGACCGTGGCCGCGCTGATGAGCGAGGGCAAGACCATCCTGCGCCGCTCGGACGTGATGGACGGCATCGCCGAGATGATTCCCGAGATCCAGGTCGAGGCCACCTTCCCCGATGGCACCAAGCTGGTGACCGTGCACCAACCCATTGCCTGA
- a CDS encoding ATP-binding protein, translating into MTTAAGDSAILSAQADFGPTPANPQGQAAASAEPQQRVIKIRRDYNTWVASETLEDYALRFAPRSARRWSIGRVANTALGGAASFLVLEAVGATLLVRYGFTNAALAILATGLVIFLAGLPISLCAARHGVDMDLLTRGAGFGYIGSTITSLIYASFTFLFFALEAAVMAYALELAFDIPPAWGYLVCAAVVLPLVTHGVTVISRLQVWTQPLWALMLVTPYVFVFRENPGVLDGLVGYGGERGLTAFDPLAFGAAMTVGIALITQMGEQADYLRFMPEQTRENRWRWWAGVVAGGPGWVVPGVLKMLGGALLAYLAIRHMVPVERAVDPNQMYLAAYEYVFPHYGWAVAATALFVVVSQLKINVTNAYAGSLAWSNFFSRVTHSHPGRVVWVVFNTGIALMLMELDVFQALGHVLGLYANIAISWMMAVVADLVINKPLGLSPKGIEFRRAYLCDINPVGVGAMGIASAVSVAAHLGLFGDMAQAWSALIALVTALVASPLIAWWTGGRWYLAPRVGVPDEAPGQEEPVGRYRRYATLQRCTVCERDYEGEDMAHCPAYGGPICSLCCTLDARCHDLCKAPEASLSAQWSAVLRWALPRRVWPYLDKGLAHYLLLMLVAAPLLGGLAVARRELALPTLALVAGVVAWWLVLAHRSRQVAQEEANRQTQALHAQTLALRHEIASHQATDRALQQAKRQADAANQAKSRYITTISHELRTPLNSILGYAQLLEDDEAMPPARQQAVRVIRRGGDHLLTLIEGTLDIARIESGKLRLEVRPMRFADTMDEIARLFELQAAAKGIGFRCEFSSLGDAARVPACVRADEKRLRQILINIVGNAIKFTREGAVVLRLHHAREMARFEVIDSGPGMTPEELARIFEPFERGSATGGAVTGGAGLGLTISKMLTDLMGGELTVESTPGVGTTFRLRLFLPEVRGALVAQAVARRRRTGYTGPRQCVLVVDNEEVDRGLLVSLLQPLGFTIRQAASGEACLALMAALQDGRDPGPAPDALFMDLAMPGIDGWETLRRLRAAGLGRLPTAIVSANAFDKGLDNDVGIQPADFLVKPVRVDELLDWLGRRLALQWIEAPATASARAAEGAQPAAAMPDAGRLRALHEAVSLGHVRGVLRLLDLLDAERPDCRDFSDRLRTLARQFQLDAMSGLLRQALDVSTHAASGANPDEPPA; encoded by the coding sequence ATGACCACTGCCGCCGGAGATTCAGCGATCTTGTCTGCACAGGCAGATTTCGGGCCAACCCCTGCAAACCCGCAGGGCCAGGCCGCTGCGTCGGCCGAGCCACAGCAGCGGGTCATCAAGATCCGCCGCGACTACAACACCTGGGTCGCCAGCGAGACGCTGGAGGACTACGCGCTGCGCTTCGCCCCGCGCAGCGCCCGGCGCTGGAGCATCGGCCGGGTGGCCAACACGGCGCTCGGGGGGGCTGCATCGTTTCTCGTGCTGGAGGCGGTGGGTGCCACGCTGCTGGTGCGCTACGGCTTCACGAACGCGGCGCTGGCGATCCTGGCGACCGGGCTGGTGATCTTCCTGGCCGGGCTGCCGATCAGCCTCTGTGCGGCGCGCCATGGCGTGGACATGGACCTGCTCACGCGCGGCGCCGGCTTCGGCTACATCGGCTCGACCATCACCTCGCTCATCTACGCGAGCTTCACCTTCCTCTTCTTTGCCCTCGAAGCGGCGGTGATGGCCTATGCGCTGGAGCTGGCGTTCGACATTCCACCGGCCTGGGGCTACCTGGTCTGCGCTGCCGTGGTGCTGCCGCTGGTGACGCACGGGGTGACGGTGATCAGCCGGCTGCAGGTCTGGACGCAGCCGCTGTGGGCGCTGATGCTGGTGACGCCCTACGTCTTCGTGTTCCGCGAGAACCCGGGCGTGCTCGACGGGCTGGTCGGCTACGGGGGCGAGCGCGGGCTGACGGCGTTCGACCCGCTGGCCTTCGGTGCGGCGATGACGGTGGGCATCGCGCTGATCACGCAGATGGGCGAGCAGGCCGACTATCTGCGTTTCATGCCGGAGCAGACCCGCGAGAACCGCTGGCGCTGGTGGGCTGGCGTGGTCGCGGGCGGGCCGGGCTGGGTGGTGCCGGGCGTGCTGAAGATGCTGGGCGGGGCGCTGCTGGCCTATCTGGCGATCCGCCACATGGTGCCGGTGGAGCGGGCGGTCGATCCGAACCAGATGTACCTCGCGGCCTACGAGTACGTCTTCCCGCACTACGGCTGGGCGGTGGCCGCCACGGCGCTGTTCGTCGTCGTCTCGCAGCTCAAGATCAACGTGACCAATGCCTACGCCGGCTCGCTGGCGTGGTCCAACTTCTTCTCGCGCGTGACGCACAGCCACCCGGGGCGCGTGGTCTGGGTCGTCTTCAACACCGGCATCGCGCTGATGCTGATGGAGCTGGACGTGTTCCAGGCGCTCGGCCACGTGCTGGGGCTGTACGCCAACATCGCCATCAGCTGGATGATGGCGGTCGTGGCGGACCTGGTCATCAACAAGCCGCTGGGCCTGAGTCCGAAGGGCATCGAGTTCCGCCGCGCCTACCTGTGCGACATCAACCCGGTCGGCGTGGGCGCGATGGGGATCGCGTCGGCGGTGTCGGTGGCGGCGCACCTGGGGCTGTTCGGCGACATGGCGCAGGCGTGGTCGGCGCTGATCGCACTGGTGACGGCGCTGGTGGCGTCGCCGCTGATCGCGTGGTGGACGGGCGGGCGCTGGTACCTGGCGCCGCGCGTCGGCGTGCCGGACGAGGCACCGGGGCAGGAGGAGCCGGTGGGCCGCTACCGGCGTTACGCCACGCTGCAGCGCTGCACCGTCTGCGAGCGCGACTACGAGGGGGAGGACATGGCGCACTGCCCCGCGTACGGCGGCCCGATCTGCTCGCTGTGCTGCACGCTGGACGCCCGCTGCCACGACCTGTGCAAGGCGCCCGAGGCCAGCCTGTCGGCGCAGTGGTCGGCGGTGCTGCGCTGGGCGCTGCCGCGCAGGGTGTGGCCGTATCTGGACAAGGGGCTCGCCCACTACCTGCTGCTGATGCTGGTGGCGGCGCCGTTGCTGGGCGGGCTGGCGGTGGCGCGGCGCGAACTGGCCCTGCCGACGCTGGCGCTGGTGGCCGGGGTGGTCGCGTGGTGGCTGGTGCTGGCGCACCGCAGCCGTCAGGTCGCGCAGGAAGAAGCCAACCGCCAGACCCAGGCCCTGCACGCCCAGACCCTGGCGCTGCGCCACGAGATCGCCTCGCACCAGGCCACCGACCGTGCCCTGCAGCAGGCCAAGCGCCAGGCCGACGCCGCCAACCAGGCCAAGAGCCGCTACATCACCACCATCAGCCACGAGCTGCGCACGCCGCTCAACTCCATCCTCGGCTACGCGCAGCTGCTGGAGGACGACGAGGCCATGCCCCCGGCGCGCCAGCAGGCGGTGCGCGTGATCCGCCGCGGTGGCGACCACCTGCTGACGCTGATCGAGGGCACGCTCGACATCGCCCGCATCGAGAGCGGCAAGCTGCGGCTGGAGGTGCGCCCGATGCGCTTCGCCGACACGATGGACGAGATCGCCCGGCTGTTCGAGCTGCAGGCGGCGGCCAAGGGCATCGGTTTTCGCTGCGAGTTCTCCAGCCTGGGCGATGCGGCGCGCGTGCCGGCCTGCGTGCGCGCCGACGAGAAGCGGCTGCGCCAGATCCTGATCAACATCGTCGGCAACGCGATCAAGTTCACCCGCGAGGGGGCGGTGGTGCTGCGGCTGCACCACGCCCGCGAGATGGCGCGCTTCGAGGTCATCGACTCCGGCCCCGGCATGACGCCGGAGGAACTGGCGCGCATCTTCGAGCCCTTCGAGCGCGGCTCGGCCACGGGCGGCGCAGTGACCGGCGGCGCGGGGCTGGGCCTGACGATCAGCAAGATGCTCACCGACCTGATGGGCGGCGAGCTGACGGTGGAGAGCACGCCCGGCGTCGGCACCACCTTCCGGCTGCGGCTGTTCCTGCCCGAGGTGCGCGGCGCGCTGGTCGCGCAGGCCGTGGCCCGCCGGCGGCGCACCGGCTACACCGGCCCGCGCCAGTGCGTGCTCGTGGTCGACAACGAGGAAGTGGACCGCGGGCTGCTCGTCAGTCTGCTGCAACCGCTGGGTTTCACCATCCGGCAGGCTGCGAGCGGTGAGGCCTGTCTCGCGCTGATGGCCGCGCTGCAGGACGGCCGCGACCCTGGTCCGGCGCCGGACGCCCTCTTCATGGACCTGGCGATGCCCGGCATCGACGGCTGGGAGACCCTGCGGCGCCTGCGTGCCGCAGGGCTGGGCCGGCTGCCGACGGCCATCGTCTCGGCCAATGCCTTCGACAAGGGGCTCGACAACGACGTCGGCATCCAGCCGGCCGACTTCCTGGTCAAGCCGGTGCGGGTGGACGAGCTGCTCGACTGGCTCGGCCGGCGGCTGGCCCTGCAATGGATCGAGGCGCCTGCCACCGCCTCGGCCCGAGCTGCCGAGGGGGCGCAGCCGGCCGCGGCCATGCCGGACGCCGGACGGCTGCGCGCGTTGCACGAGGCCGTCTCGCTCGGCCATGTGCGCGGCGTGCTGCGGCTGCTGGATCTGCTGGACGCCGAACGGCCCGACTGCCGTGATTTCTCAGACCGGCTGCGCACGCTGGCGCGGCAATTCCAGCTGGATGCCATGAGCGGATTGCTCCGCCAGGCCCTCGATGTCTCAACCCACGCCGCTTCCGGGGCGAATCCTGATGAACCTCCTGCCTGA
- a CDS encoding response regulator transcription factor, translating into MNLLPDRTDRSADVVLIVDDMPDNLAVLHDALDESGYTVLVALDGETALDRAVRAQPDVILLDAVMPGMDGFEVARRLKADPATASIPVIFMTGLTETEHVVAAFAAGGCDYVTKPIRAREVIARITAHTLAAREQQQARNALDAFGHATLVVRRADGRLVWQTALARQMLETHFQSDGRRAPTPLLSWLQHETARLGAIEGLVPGSPSVTLETGTGRRLRFTLHEATGEGEWMLVLREADDAAALEALALAFGLTPREAEALYWVAKGKTNRDIGDIVGASPATVKKHLEHVYEKLGVETRNAAAAVAMAKVPQLGR; encoded by the coding sequence ATGAACCTCCTGCCTGACCGAACCGACCGCAGCGCCGACGTGGTGCTGATCGTCGACGACATGCCCGACAACCTGGCGGTGCTGCACGACGCGCTGGACGAGTCAGGCTACACCGTGCTGGTCGCGCTGGACGGCGAGACGGCCCTCGACCGGGCGGTGCGGGCGCAGCCGGACGTGATCCTGCTCGACGCGGTGATGCCGGGCATGGACGGGTTCGAAGTGGCCCGCCGGCTCAAGGCCGATCCCGCCACCGCGTCGATCCCGGTCATCTTCATGACCGGCCTGACCGAGACCGAACACGTCGTGGCGGCCTTCGCGGCCGGTGGCTGCGACTACGTCACCAAGCCGATCCGTGCCCGCGAGGTCATCGCCCGCATCACCGCGCACACGCTGGCCGCCCGCGAGCAGCAGCAGGCGCGCAACGCGCTCGACGCGTTCGGCCACGCGACGCTGGTGGTGCGGCGTGCCGACGGCCGGCTGGTCTGGCAGACGGCGCTGGCGCGGCAGATGCTGGAGACGCACTTCCAGTCCGACGGCCGGCGGGCGCCGACGCCGCTGCTGTCCTGGCTGCAGCACGAGACGGCGCGGCTGGGTGCGATCGAGGGGCTGGTGCCCGGCTCACCCTCGGTGACGCTGGAGACCGGCACCGGCCGGCGCCTGCGCTTCACGCTGCACGAGGCGACCGGCGAGGGCGAGTGGATGCTGGTGCTGCGCGAGGCCGACGACGCCGCCGCGCTGGAGGCGCTGGCGCTGGCCTTCGGCCTCACCCCACGCGAGGCCGAAGCGCTCTACTGGGTTGCCAAGGGCAAGACCAACCGCGACATCGGCGACATCGTCGGCGCCAGCCCCGCGACGGTGAAGAAGCACCTGGAGCACGTCTACGAGAAGCTCGGCGTCGAGACGCGCAACGCGGCGGCGGCGGTGGCGATGGCCAAGGTGCCGCAGTTGGGACGGTGA
- the urtA gene encoding urea ABC transporter substrate-binding protein produces the protein MKIVSASRRAFAQKLSAVALGVAVTTLPLLAHAADTIKVGVLHSLSGTMAISETVLKDVALMTIDEINAKGGVLGKKLEPVVVDPASNWPLFAEKAKQLIDQDKAVVTFGCWTSVSRKSVLPVFEEKNSLLFYPVQYEGEELSKNVFYTGAAPNQQAIPAVEYLMSKDGGSAKRFVLLGTDYVYPRTTNKILRAFLKSKGVAESDIIEEYTPFGHSDYQSIIAKIKKFSSEGKKTAVISTINGDSNVPFYKELGNQGLKATDVPVVAFSVGEEELRGVDTKPLVGHLAAWNYFMSIKNPANTAFIKQWSEYAKAKGIAGHKDKPLTNDPMEATYLGIHMWAQAVEKAKSTDTDKVIAAMAGQTFKAPGGFMSTMDKENHHLHKPVFIGEIKADGQFNVVWKTPGPVVADPWSDYIAENKGKKNVPEKK, from the coding sequence ATGAAGATTGTTTCTGCTTCCCGTCGTGCGTTTGCCCAGAAGCTCAGCGCCGTTGCCCTCGGCGTCGCCGTGACCACGCTGCCGCTGCTGGCGCACGCTGCCGACACCATCAAGGTCGGCGTGCTGCACTCCCTGTCGGGCACGATGGCCATTTCGGAAACGGTCCTCAAGGACGTGGCCCTGATGACCATCGACGAGATCAACGCCAAGGGCGGCGTGCTCGGCAAGAAGCTCGAACCCGTGGTGGTCGATCCGGCCTCCAACTGGCCGCTGTTCGCCGAAAAGGCCAAGCAGCTCATCGACCAGGACAAGGCGGTCGTGACCTTCGGCTGCTGGACCTCGGTGTCGCGCAAGTCGGTGCTGCCGGTGTTCGAAGAGAAGAACTCGCTGCTGTTCTACCCCGTGCAGTACGAGGGTGAAGAGCTGTCGAAGAACGTGTTCTACACGGGTGCGGCGCCGAACCAGCAGGCCATCCCTGCGGTCGAATACCTGATGAGCAAGGACGGCGGCTCGGCCAAGCGCTTCGTGCTGCTGGGCACCGACTACGTCTACCCGCGCACGACCAACAAGATCCTGCGTGCCTTCCTGAAGTCCAAGGGCGTGGCCGAGTCGGACATCATCGAGGAGTACACCCCGTTCGGTCACAGCGACTACCAGTCGATCATCGCCAAGATCAAGAAGTTCTCCAGCGAAGGCAAGAAGACCGCCGTCATCTCGACCATCAACGGCGACTCCAACGTGCCCTTCTACAAGGAACTGGGCAACCAGGGCCTGAAGGCGACCGACGTGCCGGTGGTGGCGTTCTCGGTGGGTGAGGAAGAGCTGCGCGGCGTGGACACCAAGCCGCTGGTGGGTCACCTGGCCGCCTGGAACTACTTCATGTCGATCAAGAACCCGGCCAACACCGCGTTCATCAAGCAGTGGAGCGAGTACGCCAAGGCCAAGGGCATCGCCGGCCACAAGGACAAGCCGCTGACCAACGACCCGATGGAAGCCACCTACCTCGGCATCCACATGTGGGCGCAGGCGGTCGAGAAGGCCAAGTCGACCGACACCGACAAGGTGATCGCGGCGATGGCGGGCCAGACCTTCAAGGCTCCGGGCGGCTTCATGTCCACGATGGACAAGGAAAACCACCACCTGCACAAGCCGGTCTTCATCGGCGAGATCAAGGCGGACGGCCAGTTCAACGTGGTGTGGAAGACGCCGGGTCCGGTCGTGGCCGATCCGTGGAGCGACTACATCGCCGAGAACAAGGGCAAGAAGAACGTGCCCGAGAAGAAGTAA
- the urtB gene encoding urea ABC transporter permease subunit UrtB, which translates to MRTRFLPLLFSGLLWCVGAVHALTPQQALSLSTGETDARIAALNQAAAEADPALADFVRALLDGEVKVAAGKVFVVRGDATAPDTAEDVINNNRMRGALEAALGALKLVSPDVQVRTEALDELRKQSLEEAQLPLIEKAYAAETDATLKARLELMRATILITSADPAKRLAAAQSLAGSSEPAVKSLIQERLVAGAETDNAVRGALLTAQSAVEGRLAWGERLGVVFTGVSLGSILLLVALGLAITYGLMGVINMAHGELMMIGAYATYLVQNLFRQYLPASLFDWYIVLAIPASFAVAALVGAVLERTVIRWLYGRPLETLLATWGISLVLMQGVRTLFGAQNVAVENPSWLSGGVQVMSNLILPYNRLAIIAFAFLVLAGVTLMINRTRLGLFVRGVTQNRRMAACVGINTARIDTYAFSLGAGIAGLAGCALSQIGNVGPDLGQSYIVDAFMVVVTGGVGQLAGTVYAALGLGVLNKFLEGFAGAVLAKIMVLVCIVVFIQKRPQGLFAMKGRSAEA; encoded by the coding sequence ATGCGCACCCGGTTCCTGCCCCTGTTGTTCAGTGGCCTGCTGTGGTGCGTGGGCGCGGTGCACGCGCTCACGCCGCAACAGGCGCTTTCCCTCTCCACAGGCGAGACCGATGCGCGCATCGCTGCCTTGAACCAGGCGGCGGCCGAGGCCGACCCCGCGCTGGCCGACTTCGTGCGGGCCTTGCTGGACGGCGAAGTCAAGGTCGCCGCCGGCAAGGTCTTTGTCGTGCGGGGTGACGCCACCGCCCCCGACACGGCCGAAGACGTCATCAACAACAACCGCATGCGCGGCGCCCTCGAAGCCGCGCTCGGCGCCTTGAAGCTCGTGTCACCCGACGTGCAGGTGCGCACCGAGGCGTTGGACGAGCTGCGCAAGCAGTCGCTCGAAGAGGCGCAGTTGCCGCTGATCGAGAAGGCCTACGCCGCCGAGACCGACGCGACGCTGAAGGCGCGCCTGGAGCTGATGCGCGCCACCATCCTGATCACCTCGGCCGATCCGGCCAAGCGCCTGGCGGCGGCCCAGTCGCTGGCCGGCAGCAGCGAGCCGGCGGTGAAGAGCCTCATCCAGGAGCGCCTCGTCGCCGGTGCAGAAACCGACAACGCCGTGCGCGGTGCCTTGCTGACCGCGCAGAGCGCCGTCGAAGGCCGGCTGGCCTGGGGCGAGCGGCTCGGCGTGGTGTTCACCGGCGTCAGCCTGGGCTCGATCCTGCTGCTGGTCGCCCTGGGTCTGGCGATCACCTACGGCCTGATGGGCGTGATCAACATGGCCCATGGCGAGCTGATGATGATCGGCGCCTACGCCACCTACCTGGTGCAGAACCTTTTCCGCCAGTACCTGCCCGCCAGCCTGTTCGACTGGTACATCGTGCTGGCGATCCCTGCGTCCTTCGCGGTGGCGGCGCTGGTCGGCGCGGTGCTGGAGCGCACGGTGATCCGCTGGCTCTACGGCCGCCCGCTCGAAACCCTGCTCGCCACCTGGGGCATCTCGCTGGTCCTGATGCAGGGCGTGCGCACGCTGTTCGGCGCGCAGAACGTTGCGGTCGAGAACCCGTCCTGGCTCTCCGGCGGCGTGCAGGTGATGTCGAACCTGATCCTGCCGTACAACCGGCTCGCCATCATCGCCTTCGCCTTCCTCGTGCTGGCCGGCGTGACGCTGATGATCAACCGCACGCGGCTGGGTCTCTTCGTGCGCGGCGTGACGCAGAACCGCCGCATGGCCGCCTGTGTCGGCATCAACACCGCCCGCATCGACACGTATGCCTTCTCGCTCGGTGCCGGCATCGCGGGCCTGGCCGGCTGCGCGCTGAGCCAGATCGGCAACGTCGGGCCGGACCTGGGCCAGAGCTACATCGTGGACGCCTTCATGGTGGTCGTCACGGGTGGCGTTGGTCAGCTCGCCGGCACGGTCTACGCCGCGCTCGGGCTGGGTGTCCTGAACAAGTTCCTCGAAGGCTTTGCCGGCGCGGTGCTGGCCAAGATCATGGTGCTGGTGTGCATCGTGGTCTTCATCCAGAAACGTCCGCAGGGTCTGTTCGCCATGAAGGGCCGGAGTGCAGAGGCATGA
- the urtC gene encoding urea ABC transporter permease subunit UrtC, which yields MSAVMTNSLLGAKGWAAVMAATVTVVVLVPILNLLVPADSAFHLSDYAVSLIGKIMCYAICALAMDLIWGYTGILSLGHGLFFALGGYAMGMYLMRQIGRDGNYKSDLPDFMVFLDWKELPWAWTFSDSFLFQMALVVLVPGLLALVFGFFAFRSRIKGVYFSIITQAMTFAAMLLFFRNETGFGGNNGFTDFKRILDIPLAQPSTRMTLFVLTGLTLIGFYLLARWIVGSKYGRVLQAIRDAETRVMFTGYDPIAYKLSIWTFSAVMCGVAGALYVPQVGIINPGEMSAAASIEIAIWTAVGGRGTLIGPILGAFFVNGAKSWFTQVFPEFWLYFLGALFIAVTLFLPRGIVGLFDKFSSAAAKGDKKEKRA from the coding sequence ATGAGCGCCGTGATGACCAATTCCCTCCTGGGCGCCAAGGGCTGGGCCGCCGTGATGGCCGCGACGGTCACCGTGGTCGTGCTGGTGCCGATCCTGAACCTGCTGGTGCCGGCCGACAGCGCCTTCCACCTCAGCGACTACGCCGTCAGCCTGATCGGCAAGATCATGTGCTACGCGATCTGCGCGCTGGCGATGGACCTGATCTGGGGCTACACCGGCATCCTGAGCCTCGGCCACGGCCTGTTCTTCGCGCTCGGCGGCTACGCGATGGGCATGTACCTGATGCGCCAGATCGGCCGCGACGGCAACTACAAGAGCGACCTGCCGGACTTCATGGTCTTCCTCGACTGGAAGGAATTGCCCTGGGCCTGGACCTTCTCGGACAGCTTCCTGTTCCAGATGGCGCTGGTCGTGCTGGTGCCGGGGCTGCTGGCGCTGGTGTTCGGCTTCTTCGCCTTCCGCAGCCGCATCAAGGGCGTGTATTTCTCGATCATCACGCAGGCGATGACGTTTGCCGCGATGCTGCTGTTCTTCCGCAACGAGACCGGCTTCGGCGGCAACAACGGCTTCACCGACTTCAAGCGCATCCTGGACATCCCGCTCGCGCAGCCGTCGACCCGCATGACGCTGTTCGTGCTGACGGGCCTGACGCTGATCGGCTTCTACCTGCTGGCACGCTGGATCGTCGGCAGCAAGTACGGCCGCGTGCTGCAGGCCATCCGCGACGCCGAGACCCGCGTGATGTTCACCGGCTACGACCCGATCGCCTACAAGCTGAGCATCTGGACCTTCAGCGCGGTGATGTGCGGCGTGGCGGGCGCGCTCTACGTGCCGCAGGTGGGGATCATCAACCCGGGCGAGATGAGCGCGGCGGCCTCGATCGAGATCGCGATCTGGACGGCGGTCGGCGGGCGCGGCACCTTGATCGGCCCGATCCTCGGCGCGTTCTTCGTCAACGGCGCCAAGAGCTGGTTCACGCAGGTCTTCCCCGAGTTCTGGCTGTACTTCCTCGGCGCGCTGTTCATCGCGGTGACGCTGTTCCTGCCGCGCGGCATCGTCGGCCTGTTCGACAAGTTCTCGTCCGCTGCGGCCAAGGGTGACAAGAAGGAGAAGCGCGCATGA
- the urtD gene encoding urea ABC transporter ATP-binding protein UrtD — translation MTPDLMESMSELRARHEARVAQTQGESGDRAAAFGRLLKGGEPDFTHGVALYLDDITVSFDGFKALNALSLTINVGELRCIIGPNGAGKTTMMDVITGKTRPDAGKASFGSTIDLLRLRENEIAQIGIGRKFQKPTVYEQLSVFENLELALKADRRARASLFHRLTGTQLDRIGEILALIHLKDDAQRTAGLLSHGQKQWLEIGMLLMQDPKLLLLDEPVAGMTDEETERTAELFLSLEGQHSLVVVEHDMKFVDQLTEGRKTVTVLHEGSVLAEGKLSEVQANEKVVEVYLGR, via the coding sequence ATGACGCCCGACCTGATGGAATCGATGTCCGAGCTGCGCGCGCGCCACGAAGCGCGGGTGGCGCAGACGCAGGGCGAGTCCGGCGACCGCGCCGCGGCGTTCGGGCGGCTGCTGAAGGGGGGCGAGCCGGATTTCACGCACGGCGTCGCGCTCTACCTCGACGACATCACCGTGAGCTTCGACGGCTTCAAGGCGCTGAACGCGCTGAGCCTGACGATCAACGTGGGCGAGCTGCGCTGCATCATCGGCCCGAACGGCGCCGGCAAGACGACCATGATGGACGTCATCACCGGCAAGACGCGCCCCGACGCGGGCAAGGCGTCGTTCGGCTCGACCATCGACCTGCTGCGCCTGCGCGAGAACGAGATCGCGCAGATCGGCATCGGCCGCAAGTTCCAGAAGCCCACCGTCTACGAGCAGCTCAGCGTGTTCGAGAACCTGGAGCTGGCGCTGAAGGCCGACCGCCGCGCCCGCGCCAGTCTCTTCCACCGCCTCACCGGCACCCAGCTCGACCGCATCGGCGAGATCCTGGCGCTCATCCACCTCAAGGACGACGCGCAGCGCACGGCCGGGCTGCTCTCGCACGGGCAGAAGCAGTGGCTGGAGATCGGCATGCTGCTGATGCAGGATCCGAAGCTGCTGCTGCTCGATGAACCTGTGGCCGGCATGACCGACGAGGAAACCGAGCGCACCGCCGAGCTGTTCCTGTCGCTGGAGGGTCAGCACTCGCTGGTGGTGGTCGAGCACGACATGAAGTTCGTCGACCAGCTCACCGAAGGGCGCAAGACCGTCACCGTGCTGCATGAAGGCAGCGTGCTGGCGGAGGGGAAGCTGTCCGAGGTGCAGGCCAACGAGAAGGTGGTCGAGGTCTACCTCGGTCGCTGA
- the urtE gene encoding urea ABC transporter ATP-binding subunit UrtE: MLKVQGLNQYYGGSHILRGLDFEAKLGEVTVILGRNGVGKTTLLKSLMGVVPIKTGSVTLDGVDITKDTPYDRVRKGLGYVPQGREIFGRLTVEDNLLMGLAYKKASEPIPAELFELFPVLKQMIHRRGGDLSGGQQQQLAIARALAAGPKLLILDEPTEGIQPSIIKDIGRVIRMLADRGNMAIVLVEQFYDFAAELADQYLVMERGEIIQRGRGKDMEAEGVRRLMSI; the protein is encoded by the coding sequence ATGCTCAAGGTCCAAGGTCTGAACCAGTATTACGGCGGCTCGCACATCCTGCGCGGGCTGGATTTCGAAGCGAAGCTCGGCGAGGTGACGGTCATCCTCGGGCGCAACGGCGTGGGCAAGACGACGCTGCTGAAGAGCCTGATGGGCGTGGTGCCGATCAAGACCGGCTCGGTCACGCTCGACGGGGTGGACATCACCAAGGACACGCCCTACGACCGCGTGCGCAAGGGCCTCGGTTACGTGCCGCAGGGCCGCGAGATCTTCGGGCGGCTCACGGTCGAGGACAACCTGCTGATGGGGCTGGCGTACAAGAAGGCCAGCGAGCCGATCCCGGCGGAGCTGTTCGAGCTGTTCCCGGTGCTCAAGCAGATGATCCATCGGCGTGGGGGCGACCTCTCTGGCGGGCAGCAGCAGCAGTTGGCGATTGCCCGCGCGTTGGCGGCGGGGCCGAAGCTGCTGATCCTCGACGAGCCGACCGAAGGCATCCAGCCCAGCATCATCAAGGACATCGGCCGCGTGATCCGCATGCTCGCCGACCGCGGCAACATGGCGATCGTGCTGGTGGAGCAGTTCTATGACTTCGCCGCCGAGCTGGCCGACCAGTACCTCGTGATGGAGCGCGGCGAAATCATCCAGCGCGGGCGGGGCAAGGACATGGAGGCCGAGGGGGTTCGGCGCCTGATGTCGATCTGA